In the Colwellia sp. 20A7 genome, one interval contains:
- the sucA gene encoding 2-oxoglutarate dehydrogenase E1 component: protein MPEGVMKAWLESSHLNGGNIVYIEELYESYLDNSASVSAEWREIFSELPKVEGSDVEYRHSAIRDEFKVLAKQQKKQVVTSGGDAKQVKVLQLINAFRVRGHQNANLDPLGLWQRDKVRDLQLSHHDLSENDFDKEYNVGSLDIGQDSMKLGELYKALKKTYCGSVGAEYMHITSTDEKRWLQNRLESVQSVPKLSVDEKTEILKGLIAADGLEKYLGAKFPGAKRFSLEGGDALVPMLKELITRAGAAGTKEVIMGMAHRGRLNVLVNVMGKNPTKLFDEFGGKHDGILGSGDVKYHQGYSSDFVTPGGNVHLALAFNPSHLEIVNPVVIGSVRARLDRRDGNQGDLVLPITIHGDSAIAGQGVVQETFNMSQARAFKVGGTVRIVVNNQVGFTTSKEADTRSGEYCTEIAKMVQAPILHVNGDDPEAVILATQIALDYRNEFKRDVVIDLVCYRRHGHNEADEPSATQPLMYKIVKKHATPRQLYADQLIAEGSLNKNTIDELTSYYRKLLDEGQCTVEQWRPMTAHSVDWTPYLGHEWDDDYDKEISIEKLKELAIKVSSYPENHPVHSRVKKIYDDRMKMATGEKLLDWGMAENIAYASIVDLGQRVRITGQDSGRGTFFHRHAVLHNQDDASTYLPLQNIREGQGPFDVHDSVLSEVSVLAFEYGYTTAEPAGLTIWEAQFGDFANCAQVVFDQFISSGEQKWGRLCGLTMLLPHGYEGQGPEHSSARLERFLQLCADHNMQVCVPSTPAQVFNMLRRQVVRPMRRPLVVMSPKSLLRHPLAVSSLEELATGEFKNVIGEIDELDAKAVERVVFCSGKVYYELLEQRRKNELNNVAIVRIEQLYPFPEKELKDAIKDYQHVKQFVWCQEEPQNQGAWYCSQHHFRAAIPDASYLSYAGRNASAAPAVGYMALHVKEQQALVTQALTLD, encoded by the coding sequence ATGCCAGAAGGTGTAATGAAGGCTTGGCTAGAGTCTTCCCATTTAAACGGTGGTAACATCGTTTATATTGAAGAATTGTACGAATCATACTTAGATAACTCGGCCTCTGTTTCTGCAGAATGGCGTGAAATCTTTTCAGAACTTCCTAAAGTTGAAGGTAGTGATGTGGAATATCGCCACAGCGCTATACGCGATGAGTTTAAAGTTTTAGCTAAACAACAAAAAAAACAAGTTGTTACGAGTGGCGGTGACGCCAAGCAAGTTAAAGTTTTACAGCTTATTAATGCTTTCAGAGTTCGAGGTCATCAAAATGCCAATTTAGATCCATTAGGATTATGGCAACGTGATAAAGTCCGTGATTTACAGCTTTCCCATCATGATCTATCAGAAAATGATTTCGACAAAGAATATAATGTCGGCTCATTAGATATTGGTCAAGACTCAATGAAGTTAGGTGAGTTATACAAAGCCCTGAAAAAAACCTATTGTGGTTCAGTTGGCGCAGAGTATATGCACATTACTTCTACAGATGAAAAACGTTGGTTACAAAATCGTTTAGAATCAGTGCAGTCTGTACCAAAATTATCTGTTGATGAAAAAACTGAAATTCTAAAAGGCTTAATTGCAGCTGATGGTTTAGAGAAATATCTAGGTGCAAAATTCCCAGGTGCTAAACGCTTTTCTCTAGAAGGTGGGGACGCACTTGTTCCTATGCTTAAAGAGCTTATTACTCGTGCTGGTGCTGCTGGTACTAAAGAAGTAATAATGGGCATGGCTCATCGCGGCCGTTTAAATGTTTTAGTTAACGTTATGGGTAAAAACCCAACAAAATTATTTGATGAATTTGGCGGAAAGCACGACGGAATATTAGGCTCAGGTGATGTTAAGTATCATCAAGGCTATTCTTCTGACTTTGTTACCCCTGGTGGTAATGTGCATTTGGCGTTAGCGTTTAACCCTTCGCATCTTGAAATTGTAAACCCTGTTGTTATTGGTAGCGTAAGAGCACGTTTAGATAGACGTGACGGCAATCAAGGCGATTTGGTTCTACCAATTACCATTCATGGTGATTCTGCTATTGCAGGTCAGGGTGTTGTACAAGAAACTTTTAATATGTCGCAAGCGCGTGCATTTAAAGTTGGCGGTACTGTTCGCATTGTAGTAAATAACCAAGTAGGTTTTACTACATCGAAAGAAGCCGATACGCGTTCAGGCGAATATTGTACAGAAATTGCCAAGATGGTTCAGGCACCAATACTTCATGTTAATGGTGATGATCCTGAAGCGGTAATTTTAGCGACACAAATAGCATTAGATTACCGTAACGAATTTAAACGTGATGTTGTTATTGATTTAGTTTGTTACCGTCGTCATGGTCATAATGAAGCGGATGAGCCAAGCGCTACGCAACCATTAATGTATAAAATTGTTAAAAAGCATGCCACACCTCGTCAATTATATGCAGATCAATTGATAGCAGAAGGTAGCTTAAACAAAAATACTATTGATGAATTAACTTCATACTATCGAAAATTGCTTGATGAAGGTCAATGTACTGTAGAGCAATGGCGACCAATGACTGCACATTCAGTTGATTGGACTCCTTATCTTGGTCATGAGTGGGATGATGACTACGATAAAGAAATTAGTATTGAGAAGCTAAAAGAATTAGCGATTAAAGTTTCATCTTACCCTGAAAATCACCCTGTACATTCTCGTGTTAAAAAGATCTATGATGATCGCATGAAAATGGCAACTGGTGAAAAGTTATTAGATTGGGGGATGGCTGAAAATATTGCTTATGCTTCTATTGTTGACTTAGGGCAAAGAGTTCGTATTACTGGACAAGATTCAGGTCGTGGTACTTTCTTCCATCGTCATGCTGTTTTACATAACCAAGATGATGCAAGTACGTATTTACCGCTACAAAATATTCGTGAAGGACAAGGTCCTTTTGATGTACATGATTCAGTATTATCAGAAGTGTCAGTGTTGGCATTCGAATATGGCTATACTACAGCTGAACCTGCTGGTTTAACTATTTGGGAAGCGCAATTTGGTGATTTTGCTAACTGTGCACAAGTAGTTTTTGATCAGTTTATCAGTTCAGGTGAGCAAAAATGGGGTCGTTTATGTGGTTTAACTATGTTATTACCACATGGATACGAAGGACAAGGTCCTGAGCATTCATCAGCCCGTTTAGAGCGTTTCTTACAGCTTTGTGCTGACCATAATATGCAAGTATGTGTGCCATCAACACCTGCACAAGTATTTAACATGTTACGTCGTCAGGTTGTTCGTCCTATGCGTCGTCCATTAGTAGTAATGTCACCTAAATCATTGTTACGTCATCCATTAGCGGTATCTTCTTTAGAAGAACTTGCTACTGGTGAATTTAAAAATGTGATCGGCGAAATAGACGAGTTAGATGCTAAAGCTGTCGAGCGTGTTGTATTCTGTAGTGGTAAGGTTTATTACGAGCTACTTGAACAACGTCGTAAGAATGAACTAAATAATGTTGCAATTGTTCGTATTGAACAATTATATCCATTCCCAGAGAAAGAGCTTAAAGATGCTATTAAAGATTATCAGCATGTGAAGCAATTTGTTTGGTGTCAGGAAGAGCCGCAAAACCAAGGTGCTTGGTATTGTTCTCAACATCACTTTAGAGCAGCTATCCCTGATGCAAGTTATTTAAGCTATGCTGGCCGTAATGCTTCTGCAGCACCAGCGGTAGGTTATATGGCTTTACATGTAAAAGAACAACAAGCGCTTGTCACTCAAGCGTTAACATTGGACTAA